One window of Phalacrocorax carbo chromosome 1, bPhaCar2.1, whole genome shotgun sequence genomic DNA carries:
- the MRPL48 gene encoding large ribosomal subunit protein mL48: MSAALPKVLCLKGTLLKQVFPLSRAATPRESHLCAAGGVLVSCHRHYKSRPTHGIGRFKYLLPKEAPKKKKVQMKAINVGTEHEYGDVNIQMTSYDMCLVEHFAQYVHKLCNRLSIRVIESYAMPTKTNEVLFLEERGSKMQLDAVLTTHQRVVQISGLSSTFAPILLEVIQSSQPEGVHLLVKEHTEADFKSRLKSRPELEELLAQMN; the protein is encoded by the exons ATGAGTGCGGCGTTGCCAAAG GTGCTGTGCTTGAAGGGAACGTTGCTAAAGCAGGTGTTTCCACTCAGCAG AGCAGCAACACCCAGAGAAAGCCATCTGTGTGCTGCAG GTGGTGTGCTCGTGAGTTGCCACAGACACTACAAATCCCGTCCTACGCATGGTATTGGGAGGTTTAAATACCTGCTCCCAAAGGAG gctCCAAAGAAGAAGAAGGTACAGATGAAAGCAATAAATGTTGGAACCGAACATGAGTACGGAGATGTCAACATCCAGATGACTTCCTATGATATGTGTCTCGTGGAGCATTTTGCTCAGTATGTGCATAAACTCTGCAACCGACTCTCCATTAGAGTGATTGAAAG CTATGCGATGCCCACCAAAACCAACGAGGTGCTGTTCTTGGAAGAGCGAGGTTCCAAAATGCAGCTGGATGCGGTCCTTACTACCCATCAGAGGGTTGTCCAG ATCAGTGGTTTGAGTTCAACGTTTGCTCCGATACTCTTGGAAGTTATTCAGAGTAGTCAGCCTGAAGGGGTCCATCTGTTAGTGAAAGAG CACACAGAAGCTGACTTCAAGAGCCGATTAAAGTCTCGACCAGAACTTGAAGAGCTGCTGGCGCAGATGAACTGA